The window CGTCGGCGACCTGGTCGAGTACGTCCCGTCCACGCCGCAGGCCCGCTGTCTGGAGACCCGGCGGTCCGTGCTCGAACCCGTCCTGGCCGACGCGGGCGGCTGGATCGCGCAGGACCCGGCACGGCTGGAACGGGTGCTGGCGGCGGGCATCCACTCCCTGATCACCGTGCCGTTGCGGGCGCGGGGCACGACCCTCGGCGTGGTCAGCTTCTACCGCTCACTGCGGCCCGCCGCCTTCGAGGACGACGACCTGTCCCTGGCGCAGGAGTTGTCCGGCCGCGCGGCGATCTGCATCGACAACGCCCGCCGCTACACCCGCGAGCACAACACCGCCCTCACCCTGCAGCGCAGCCTGCTGCCGCGGGGCCGTTCCGAGCAGAGCGCCGTGGAGGTCGCCTACCGCTACCTGCCGGCGCAGGCCGGCGTCGGCGGCGACTGGTTCGACGTCATCCCGCTGTCCGGCGCCCGCGTCGCACTGGTCGTCGGCGACGTCGTCGGGCACGGCCTGCACGCCGCGGCCACGATGGGCCGGCTGCGCACGGCGGTCCACAACTTCTGCGCGCTCGACATGCCGCCCGAAGACCTGCTCACCCACCTCGACGACCTGGTCGGCCGGCTCGACCGCGGCGAGGGCTGGGCGGCGGAGAACACCCCCGACTCCGGCATCGTCGGCGCGACCTGTCTGTACGCCGTCTACGACCCGGTGTCCCGGCGCTGCACCCTCACCCGCGCCGGGCACCCCCTGCCCGCGGTCGTCGCCCCCGACGGCACGGTCGAGTTCGTCGACCTGCCCTCCGCGCCTCCCCTGGGGCTCGGCGGCATGCCCTTCGAGACGATCGAGCTGGAGCTGGCCGAGGGCAGCCAGCTCGTGCTCTACACCGACGGTCTGGTCGAGGACCGGCATCGCGACATCGACGCCGGCCTGGACCAGCTGCGCACCGTCCTGGCCGGCGTCGGCCGTCCGCCGGAGGAGACCTGCGAGGCCGTTCTCGACGCCCTGCTCCCGACCCGGCCCGGCGACGACGTCGCCCTGCTCGTCGCCCGCACCCACACGCTGGGTGCCGACCGCGTGGCCCAGTGGGACCTGCCCAGCGACCCGGCGGTCGTCTCCCGCTCCCGCGCGGCGGTCACCGACCGGCTCGCCGCGTGGGACCTGGACGACCTGGCCTTCAGCACCGAACTGATCGCCAGCGAACTGGTCACCAACGCCATCCGCCACGCCGTCGGCCCCGTCCAGCTGCGCCTGCTCCGCGACCGCGCCCTGATCTGCGAGGTCTCCGACGGCAGCAGCACCTCGCCGCGCCTGCGCCGGGCCCGCAGCACGGACGAGGGCGGCCGCGGTCTGTTCCTCGTCGCCCAGCTCACCGAGCGCTGGGGAACGCGCTACACGCCCAACGGCAAGATCATTTGGACGGAGCAGCCGCTGCCGTGACCGGCAGCCCCGGCCCGGAGCAGCGCACGTCGGCCGCGGGCACCGTCCCGTCCACGAGATAGGCGGCGACGGCCCCGTCCACGCACGCGTTGCCGCGGCTGGCGAACACGCCGTGCGAGTAGTCGTCGTCGAGGGTGACCAGACGGGAGCCGGGCAGCACCTCCCGCAGTCGGCGGGCGCCTTCGATCGGGGTCACCGGGTCGTGCGCGGATGCGACGAGCAGGACGGGCGGGGCGGCCGGGCTGCCCAGGGCGGTGCGGTGGTTCGGGCGGTGGTGCCAGTACGCGCAGGCCGACGCCTCCAGGCCGGTCAGGACCGGCTGCGGGTCGACCCGTCGTATGCGCCGTATGTCCGCCACGACCTCCCGGGGCGTCGGTCCCGGACCGTCCGCGCACTTCACGATCCGGTTGGCCGCCTCGTAGTTGCGGGATTCCGGGCTGTCGAGGGCGGACGCGGGGCGCAGGCCGTCCGGGCTGCCGTCGGTCAGATAGGTGCGCAGCCCGTCGGCCAGGCCCGCCCAGCGCTCGGTGCGGCCCAGGGCGCGGTAGACGGCGCGGTCGAACTCCGCCGGGCCGAAGCCGTTCACCGGCCGGGCGGCGAGACCTTGGCGTACGCGCAGATACGACCGCCGTACGTCATCCGCGCCGGCGCCCAGCCCGAAGCGCTCCGCGTGCTCGGCGGTCCAGGCGAAGAAGGTGTCACGGGCGTGCAGCATCGCGCGGCTCTGGATCACGTCGAAGTCGTGCCAGTCCCACGGGCCGACCACGCTGTCCAGCACCATGCGGCCGACCCGGTGCGGAAAGCGTGCGGCGTAGGCCGCGCCCAGGTAACTGCCGTACGAGATGCCGAGGAAGCCGGCCCGTGGCTCGCCCAGCGCGGCGCGGATCGCGTCCATGTCGGAGGCCGTCTGCTCGGTGGACAGGTACGGCAGCGCCTCCGTACCCGCGCCCGCCGCGCAGTCGTCGGCCATGTCCCGTTGTGACGCGAGGTACGTCCGCTCGGCGCGCGGGGTCGTCGGCACCGGGTCCGCTCCCGGAGCGGCGAACAGGCCGCCCATCGCACCGCAGTCCACCGGCGCGCTGTGGCCGACGCCGCGCGGGTCGAAGCCGATGACGTCGTACGAACGCCGCACGCTCGCGGGGAGCTTGGCCCGCTTGGTCACCGCGTAGGGGAGCCCGGAGCCGCCCGGGCCACCGGGGTTCACCAGCAGGATGCCGCGCCGCTCGGCCGGGGTGCCGGAGGCGGGGACGCGGGAGACGGCGATCTCGATGCGCGGGCCGGACGGGCGCTCCCGGTCCAGCGGGACGGTGAGGCGCCCGCATTCCACGCGGTCCGGCGCGGGCGGCTTCGGTACGGAGTCCGGGCAGGCGCCGAAGGTGAGGGCCTGTGAACAAACCCCCGTCGTCCGCCCGAAGGGCGGGCGCTGCGGCGTCCGGTGCGTGCGACCGCAAGGCGCCGGAGCGCCCTCGTGGCGGAGCCACGTGGGTGGTTCGGCAACGCGGCTGGGGGTCCCCCCTCTGGGGGAGTGCGTGCCGGGCGTCGCAGCGCAGGCGGGGGTTTGTTCACAGGCCCTGGGGGAGGCCGACGCGCGGGCGGGGGCGGCCGTGGGGAGGAGGGCGGCCGCGGCCACGAGGGCGCACAGCAGGGCAGTGGGGCGGGGCAGAACGGACAAGGTCTCTCCGACTCTCCGAAGGCTGGGTAAGAACGGGGTGGTAAATGAAAATGATTATCGCTAACGTGTGCGCGTCAAGTCCGGCACCCCTCCGACCGAGGGGCGCCCCGGGCTGCCTTGACGTCTGAACTCACGGCACGAAAAGGGGAGTTGTGGCTCATCTGCTGGTGGTAGAGAGCTGGGTCGGGTCGATGAGCAGGCTGCTGCCACGGGCGATCCGGGAGGGCGGACACGAGTTCACCTTCCTCACCCGGGACCTGCATCACTACCTGCGCTCGGCGCCCGAGGGCACGGCGCACCCGCTGCTCGGGGCCCGCAATGTGATCACGACCGACACCAACGACATCGACGCCCTGCTGCCCGAGGTGGAGCGGCTGCACTCGGTGCTGGGCTTCGACGGGGTGGTCACCTCCTGCGACTACTACCTGCCGACGGTGGCCCGGATCGCCGGGCACCTCGGCCTGCCAGGACCCGGCCCCGAGGCGGTGCACAACGCCTGCCGCAAGGACGCCACCCGTCGCATCCTCGCCGACTCGGGCCTGCCCGGACCGCGCTTCGCCGTGCACGAGGAGTGGGCCGACCTCGCCCGCGCCGCGAAGGAGATCGGCTACCCGCTGGTCGTCAAGCCCGTCGATCTGTGCGCGGGCATGTATGTGCGGCGCGTCGACGACGAGTCCCAACTCGCCGATGCCTTCAGGGCGTTGGCCGACTTCCCGGTCAACGCCCGTGGGCAGCGGCGCACCTCCGCCGTGCTCCTGGAGGAGTTTCTCGACGGCCCTGAAGTGAGCGTCGAGACCGTGTCGTACGGGGGCGCGGTGCACCTGATCGGCGTCACGGACAAGAGCATCGGCGGAGCGCCCGCCTTCATCGAGACCGGCCACATGTTCCCGGCCGCCCTGCCGCTCGCCGACATCGACGCCGCCGAGCAGACCACGCTCGGCGCACTCAAGGCGCTCGGGCTGACGGACGGGGTCGTGGCGCACACCGAGATCAAGCTGACCTCCGCAGGTCCGCGTGTGGTCGAGGTCAACCCCCGGCCCGCCGGCAACCGCATCACCGAGCTCGTCCGCCATGTCACCGGCATCGACCTCGCCGCCGCCTTCGTGGACGTCGCCCTCGGTCGCGAACCCGACCTCAGGCGCACGGACACCGGCCTGCGCAGCGCCGCCATCGGCTTCCTCGTCCCGGACCGCGCGGGCCGGCTCGAAGCGCTCGACGCCGGACAACTGGCCGACGAACCAGGTGTGTTGGAGGTTCAGCTCGCCGAGCCCGGCAAGATCGTGAAGGCGGCGGGCAGCAACAACGAGTACCTGGGCCACGTCATGGCCGGAGACCCGGACGGGCCCGGCGCGCGCGAGCGCGTGGAGAACCTGCTGGCCGGACTGCGCGCGGGGCTGGTGATCCGATGACCGCCGTAAGCGCGACGCCGACGGCGCCCTGTCGAACGTACGACGACCTGGTCGCCCGCGTCCGCGCCGGCGCCCTCGGCCCCGACCCCCGCGCCCAGCGGATCGCCGTCGCCTTCACCACCCGGCAGGCGGTACGCCACGACGGGCGCGGCACCGGCTACCGCAACGAGGTCCTCAGCCTGCGCCTCGCCGAGGCCGTCGGCTCGTGCGCCGTCGAGCCCGGGGAGCTGCCCGACAGCGCGCTCGACGACTGCGTCGGCGCCGACGTGGCAGGGCTGCTGGAGCACCCGCTGGCGGCGGTGCGGGTGGCCGCCCTGGACGCCTACCTGATGCACGTCACCCCGCACACGCCGGACCACGGGGCCCTGCCCGTCGCGCTGCCCGCCGGGTCCTCGCTGGAGAAGTCCAAGGCCAGGGCGAGGGCCGTGGTCGAGCTGCTGGACCTGCGGGCCGGGGGCACGGTGCTGGTCGTCGGTGTCGTCAACTCCCTGCTGGAAGCGCTGCGTTCGCGAGGCATCGGCTATGTGCCGTGCGACCTCAAGGGCGGGGTGACGGAGTGGAGCGAGCCGGTCGTCGCCGACGCGCTCGCCGCGGCCGGTGGCTGTGACGCGCTGCTGGTGTCCGGGATGACCCTGGGCAACGGCACCTTCGAACCGCTGCGCGAGCACGCGCTGCGGCACGGCAAGCAACTGGTGATGTTCGCGCAGACCGGCAGCGCGGTCCTGCCCCGTTTCCTGGGGCACGGCGTGAGCGCGGTGTGTGCGGAGCCGTACCCCTTCTTCTGGCTCGACGGCGGGCCCGGGGTGGTCCACCGGTACCGGTCATCCGGGGGCGTGGATCGGCACGGTACTTCCGGGGTCGTTCGTCAGCACGGATCCTCCGGGGGTGCGCGATGACCGCCACCGCCCTACGCCCCACCGCCCGCCCGGAGCTGCTCGCCCTGCTCGGCCGCACCCCGGTCGTCCGGGTCACCACCGACCTGCCGCACGCCCACCCCGGATTCTGGGCCAAGCTCGAAGGGCTCGCGGCGGGCGGTATGAAGGCGCGGGCCGCCGTGTCCATGCTGCTCGGGGCGCGTGAGCGGGGTGAGCTGCGGCCCGGCGCTCCGGTGGTGGAGTCCACCTCCGGCACGCTCGGCATCGGGCTGGCCTTTGCCGGGCAGGCGCTCGGCCATCCCGTCGTGCTCGTCGGGGACAGCGAACTGGAGCCGTCCATGCGGCAGTTGCTGCGTGCGCACGGGGTGCGGCTGGAGCTCGTCGACCGACCAGCACCCCAGGGCGGCTGGCAGGCGGCCCGCCTCGGCCGGCTGCGCGAACTGCTCGCCGAACTGCCCGGCGCCTACTGGCCCGACCAGTACAACAACCCCGACAACACGGCCGGCTACGCCTCCCTGGCCGCCGAACTCGGCGCCCAGCTCGACCACTTGGACGTCCTGGTGTGCAGCGTCGGCACCGGTGGCCACAGCGCCGGCCTCATCGGCCCGCTGCGCCGGCGCTGGCCCGCGCTCCGGCTCATCGGCGTCGACGCCACCGGCTCCACGATCTTCGGCCAGCCGGCCCGCCCCCGTCTGATGCGCGGCCTCGGCAGCAGCATCCACCCGCGCAACGTCGCCTACGACGCCTTCGACGAGGTCCACTGGATCGGCCCCGCCGAGGCCGTGGACAGCTGCCGACGGCTCGCCCGGGGCAGCTTCGTCAGCGGCGGCTGGAGCACCGGCGCCGTCGCGCGGGTCGCCGCCTGGGCGGCCTGCGTGCACCCGGGGGCGGTCGTCGCCACCGTGTTCCCGGACGGACCGCACCGCTACCTCGGCACCGTCTACGACGACGACTTCCTCGCCGCCCACGGCCTCGACCTGGCCGGCGCCGCCACCCGGCCCGTGGAGATACCGCACCCGTACGCCGCCGAGGCGAGCGGGTGGGCGCGGTGCGCGCGAGTCGCCGATCCGCTCTCTCCCGGAAGGACGCAATGAAGGCCCGCCTGCGCACCGTACGTCTCGAACTCGCCGAGCCGCTGCGCATCTCCCGCTCCACCATGACCGCCCGCGACGCCGTGTGGCTGGGCGTCGAGCACGACGGCGTGACCGGATACGGCGAGGCCGTCAGCAGCGTGTACTACGGGCTGGACGCCGACACGCTCGTACGGCTGATCTCGGCGGTCGGTCTGGAA of the Streptomyces sp. T12 genome contains:
- a CDS encoding PLP-dependent cysteine synthase family protein, whose product is MTATALRPTARPELLALLGRTPVVRVTTDLPHAHPGFWAKLEGLAAGGMKARAAVSMLLGARERGELRPGAPVVESTSGTLGIGLAFAGQALGHPVVLVGDSELEPSMRQLLRAHGVRLELVDRPAPQGGWQAARLGRLRELLAELPGAYWPDQYNNPDNTAGYASLAAELGAQLDHLDVLVCSVGTGGHSAGLIGPLRRRWPALRLIGVDATGSTIFGQPARPRLMRGLGSSIHPRNVAYDAFDEVHWIGPAEAVDSCRRLARGSFVSGGWSTGAVARVAAWAACVHPGAVVATVFPDGPHRYLGTVYDDDFLAAHGLDLAGAATRPVEIPHPYAAEASGWARCARVADPLSPGRTQ
- a CDS encoding alpha/beta hydrolase encodes the protein MECGRLTVPLDRERPSGPRIEIAVSRVPASGTPAERRGILLVNPGGPGGSGLPYAVTKRAKLPASVRRSYDVIGFDPRGVGHSAPVDCGAMGGLFAAPGADPVPTTPRAERTYLASQRDMADDCAAGAGTEALPYLSTEQTASDMDAIRAALGEPRAGFLGISYGSYLGAAYAARFPHRVGRMVLDSVVGPWDWHDFDVIQSRAMLHARDTFFAWTAEHAERFGLGAGADDVRRSYLRVRQGLAARPVNGFGPAEFDRAVYRALGRTERWAGLADGLRTYLTDGSPDGLRPASALDSPESRNYEAANRIVKCADGPGPTPREVVADIRRIRRVDPQPVLTGLEASACAYWHHRPNHRTALGSPAAPPVLLVASAHDPVTPIEGARRLREVLPGSRLVTLDDDYSHGVFASRGNACVDGAVAAYLVDGTVPAADVRCSGPGLPVTAAAAPSK
- a CDS encoding Rossmann-like domain-containing protein, translating into MTAVSATPTAPCRTYDDLVARVRAGALGPDPRAQRIAVAFTTRQAVRHDGRGTGYRNEVLSLRLAEAVGSCAVEPGELPDSALDDCVGADVAGLLEHPLAAVRVAALDAYLMHVTPHTPDHGALPVALPAGSSLEKSKARARAVVELLDLRAGGTVLVVGVVNSLLEALRSRGIGYVPCDLKGGVTEWSEPVVADALAAAGGCDALLVSGMTLGNGTFEPLREHALRHGKQLVMFAQTGSAVLPRFLGHGVSAVCAEPYPFFWLDGGPGVVHRYRSSGGVDRHGTSGVVRQHGSSGGAR
- a CDS encoding ATP-grasp domain-containing protein — encoded protein: MAHLLVVESWVGSMSRLLPRAIREGGHEFTFLTRDLHHYLRSAPEGTAHPLLGARNVITTDTNDIDALLPEVERLHSVLGFDGVVTSCDYYLPTVARIAGHLGLPGPGPEAVHNACRKDATRRILADSGLPGPRFAVHEEWADLARAAKEIGYPLVVKPVDLCAGMYVRRVDDESQLADAFRALADFPVNARGQRRTSAVLLEEFLDGPEVSVETVSYGGAVHLIGVTDKSIGGAPAFIETGHMFPAALPLADIDAAEQTTLGALKALGLTDGVVAHTEIKLTSAGPRVVEVNPRPAGNRITELVRHVTGIDLAAAFVDVALGREPDLRRTDTGLRSAAIGFLVPDRAGRLEALDAGQLADEPGVLEVQLAEPGKIVKAAGSNNEYLGHVMAGDPDGPGARERVENLLAGLRAGLVIR